Proteins from one Anopheles nili chromosome 2, idAnoNiliSN_F5_01, whole genome shotgun sequence genomic window:
- the LOC128730877 gene encoding uncharacterized protein LOC128730877: MNLFTVFFALVLAVATVAGQRFGFPHTAQFGLASLTGDFGGPSAFGGQDLSGTLNAGIRDPRQNRGPVVFPPAPADAPVESSGVIVGASGYGFVPPNTPQKFRKKAPPYRYPIASWKPNSGSAGTPQRPKKPGIGKLPPVPVAIAGFKKPTPPKWFRFYKGQVPAPAVAVTAGRKPPPLPPPGVFVSRPKAISGGGAGISYATRH, from the exons TTCAccgttttcttcgctctcgTCCTGGCCGTGGCCACCGTCGCCGGACAACGGTTCGGTTTCCCGCATACGGCCCAGTTTGGGCTCGCTTCGCTGACCGGGGACTTCGGAGGACCGAGCGCCTTCGGGGGACAGGATTTGTCAGGTACTTTGAACGCTGGTATCAGAGATCCCAGACAGAACCGAG GCCCCGTGGTGTTCCCGCCAGCCCCAGCTGATGCGCCAGTTGAGTCGAGTGGAGTGATCGTCGGTGCTTCCGGATATGGTTTCGTGCCCCCGAATACGCCCCAGA AATTCAGGAAAAAAGCACCGCCATACCGGTACCCGATCGCGTCCTGGAAGCCCAATTCCGGTTCAGCTGGAACACCTCAGCGTCCGAAGAAGCCCGGCATCGGGAAGCTGCCTCCAGTGCCGGTGGCCATCGCTGGGTTCAAGAAGCCGACACCTCCCAAGTGGTTCCGGTTCTACAAAGGACAGGTGCCTGCCCCGGCAGTGGCGGTGACAGCAGGGCGGAAACCACCCCCATTGCCACCTCCGGGGGTGTTCGTCAGTCGGCCGAAAGCGATATCTGGTGGAGGCGCAGGTATCAGCTACGCGACCAGACACTGA